The genomic segment TAATGTCAGCTCCTACACTATCAGCAAATTCAGCAGCAGATGCCCAGTTGTATTCTTCAATTATATTTTCCGAAGGGGCATCTTCAGAACGCAGCAACCAGTAATTTGCTTTTGGTGCAGTACCTATGAGTTTTCCGGGAAGGTTCCCTCCCATTATTGAAAGAACCATCATTCCATGAGTGCTGATATCGGAAGCAAAAATATTACTTCCTGGAGATACAAAATCTTTGTATCCTAAAATCTGATCATTCATCCATAAACTGTCGAATGCAGCCATAGTATCAGCATGAAAGAACCCGGCATCAATAACAGCAATTGTCATATTTTGTCCGTAATAACCATGACTATGAAGATAGTCAAGCCCAATCATTGAAACCTGGTTATATGATTTCCCATATTCATTAGTAAAATATTTTTGAGATACCGGAACCTCATCAGATAACGTATTTTTTCTGCTTAAATCAACGGCGCTTATTAATTTTTCAGGAATAATTGATTTCTGTTTGATTTTATTAATTCTGGCAATACTGTCAATACTTTGAACAAAAGGAAAAGAATGAATTTTAATCAATGCCATTGAATCGGTAGTATATATTGTAACACTGTTAAACCATTTTGAACTGCAAATCAAAGTAACTCCAGTATTTCTGATACTGTCAATATAAGCAGGTGTAACAGGCAGATCATTATTTGCATAAGCTATTCCCTGTTTTATCCTGCGTTCAATTGCTTTTCCGGAAAGGAACTGTGATGGATCAGACAATGAATAAGGCGAATTATTTTTATCAGTAAATTTTATAAGGTATTTATGTGGAGCAAGCTGAGCAAATATTTCAGTTGAAATAAATGTTATGGCAAGAATACAAAAAGTTTTTTTTATATAAGGATTAATTGCCATAAGAAATGATTTTATAGCTGTAATCCTTTCCTGATAAAATTTCATGAGTTACAATATCAAAAGTTACTGACCTATATCGCTTATATATTAAACCAATATTACGGGCAAATATTTCATACTGAAACTGGGCTTCAATAAGATTATTGGTATCCGATGCTTGAATTACAGTTAATGTAGAATCGTATAAAATCCCATTTATAGTTGCAGGTACATCAATATCATCATATTCGTATTCTGCTTCACCTATAGTGTTAAACGCGTTGCCATTCCATGTTGTGTTTTTAGAAACAGGAAATACCAATTTTATAAAACGATTGTTTTCTTCAACTTTTTCGGCAGTTGCTGAGGTAAGGTTCATTGTCCAAACATCATTTATAAACCAATCGGTAGTGTCGTTTAATTTTTTATAACGTTCAAGCCGTTGAGTAAGCCTTCCTTCGTTATCATAAAATTCCGATTCAATAATTTCTTTTATTTTATAATTATAAGTACGTTCATGCAACGAGTCGTTAATATTATAAAAATCGTCCCATACTGTTGAATCTACTTCATACATTACCCAATGCCCTACATTTACCGGGAAATAAGAATAACCAACATCTACCGAAGTTTCTGTATCTTTTTTGCATGAGATTTCAAAAACAAAAAAGAAAAAAATAAATACTAAAGGAAAATACTTTTTCATGCAAATTACCGGCAATAATTAATAATACAAATATAATTAATTTTAAAGCAGAATGCTATGCCATGAATAAAAGAAATTAAGAATGGAATGTTTAATATCAGAAGATTTAATGATTTTTATCAAACGATGACTCCACCGCCAACAACATCTTTGCCTTCATAGAAAACAGCAGATTGTCCGGGGGCAATTGCATTTACATTTCCCATGAATTCAATGTCAATAAAATCATGTTGCTGCTTTAAACGACTAACAGTACCGTGGTCTTTGTATCTTATTTTTGTAATTACCTCAATGTTCTCAGGGATATTTTCATATTTAATGAGATTGTAATTTTTTACTTTCAACGAGGTTTTTATCAATTCATCTTTAGTGCCCAGCACAATGATATTTTTATCGGGAATAATTTCAATGACATACATTGGTGTACCTGTAGCAATATTAAGCCCTTTGCGTTGTCCAATCGTATAAAAAGGATACCCTTTATGTTTGCCTATTACTTTTCCATTAGTGGAAATATAATTACCTCCATTGTATTTTTCTTTCAGCCCGGGAATTCTATATTCGAGAAATGAACGATAATCATCGTCGGGGATAAAACAAATTTCATAACTTTCGCTTTTATCGGAAAGGTTATCAAATCCTGATTTTCTTGCTAATGATTTAATATCTGTTTTTGTGATGTTCCCCAAAGGGAATATAGTCCGGGAAAGAAACGATTGTTTAAGCCCCCATAAAACATATGATTGATCTTTTAATTCATCAATACCTTTTGATAAAACAAATCTTTTATTTTCTTCGCGTACACATGCATAATGCCCGGTAGCAATATAATCGCAGGAGGTAGCATCAGCCTTATTTAGTAATAATTCCCATTTTATAAAAGTATTGCATAACACACAAGGGTTAGGTGTGTGCCCAACAAGGTATTCGTCAATAAAATTGCTAACTATTTTTTTTTCAAACTCTTCACGAACATCAAGAACAAAATGCTTGAATCCCATTCTTACAGCAACTTGCCGGGCATCATTAATTGAATCCAGGCTGCAGCATCCGGTTTCTTTATGTTTACTTCCCGAAGAAGAATAGTCCCAAGTTTTAAGCGTAAAACCAATCACTTCATAACCCTGTTCATGAAGCATTAATGCAGCAACGGAGCTATCCACTCCGCCACTCATAGCCACCAACACTCTTCCTTTTTGCGACACAGTGATTTTTATTTTTTCTCAACAGGTTTTAATTCTTCTGACTTTAAAAGGTCGCCATTATCATAAGTCTCTTTTAAAATACCTTGCCCCTTTTCATTGAATTGCATCCAAACGCCATCTTTAAGGCTTTTCTTGTATACCCCGGTATAAAATACCCCCCCTTCAGGAAAATAGTATTTAAATATTCCTTCCATTTTATTTTTAATATATTTTCCTTCCAGTTTTATTTTACCATCGGAATAATATTGTTTCCAGGGACCATTCAGGGTATCATTAACCCATGATTTTTGCTCATCAAGTACACCATCACTGTAATAAGTTTTCCATACACCTACCCAAATTCCTTTCCTGTAGTGTTCTTCGGCACATAAGGTATCATTTTCTCCGTAATATTTCCAGAGGCTATCTTTTTTTGTATCATAATAAAAACCTTCTGCTCTTAATTTCCCTTTATCATTATAAATTGAAGTTGATGAAAATTTTCCATTTTGCGAGTAAAATGACTTTGCTTTTATTGCACCATTTCCATGATAATATATAAATTGCCCGGTAGGGATATTATTTACAAAACGACCTTCATATTTCAATGTATCATTTACATACTTTTTCCAATACCCTTGTTTTTTTCCTTTAGCATCAACCTTATTTAAAGTATCAATTACCTGGGAGAAAATGAATGCCGGGCTAAAGAGCAGTAAAAACAGAATAATTATATTTTTTTTCATAATGATTTTTTTATAACATTATTATAAACTGAAATACTTTATAATTTATTATTGCAAATTAATGAATTTTTCGGAAAAAGTTTTCAAATCAGGAAAAAGATAATTTACTATTTCATGATTTTTTTTAGCTATTTCTGCTTCATCACTTATTAAGATGTTACACATACCTGCACGATGACCAAATTCCATATCACTCAATGAGTCGCCTGCCATTACTGATTTTTTTAAATCGATCTCGGGAAAATCTTTCTTAGCCTGCAAAGCCATACCCACATTAGGTTTGCGTGTGTGATGATTACTTTCTTTCAGGAAAGGAGAAAAATAAACTGCATCAACTCTTCCGCCAAACTTTTCTATTTCCGAAATCATGTTGGAATGAATCTTTAACAAATCCGTTTCGGTCATGTATCCTTTTCCAATTCCCTGTTGATTTGTAACAATAATTATTTTTCCAAAAACAGAAGAAAAAACTTTTAAAGCCTCGAGCACTCCGTGAAGGAATTCAAACTGATTCCATTCCAGAACATAATTATCAGGGATGCGTTTATTTATCACACCATCCCTGTCGAGAAACAATGTCCAGCTTTTATCAATATTTTTAAATAAGTTCACGCTGTGCTTTTTCATAATCTTCAGGAATTCCAACTACAGGCAATATCGTTTTTCTGATTATTTAGGGAATAAAGTTTTTTCAACAATTTCACAGATAATATGCCCCAGCATAATATGTGCTTCCTGTATTCGTGGTGTATCCGTTGAAGGAACATTAATCAAATAACAACTATGATTTTTCATTTTACCGCCGGTTTCGCCTGTAAAGCCAATGGTGCGCATTCCCAGTTCAGTAGCAGCTTTCATAGCATTAACAATATTTTCGGAATTACCTGATGTAGAAATCCCAACCAATATATCTCCTTTTTTTCCCTGCGCTTTTACAGCACGTTCATAAACTTTTGCAAATGAATAATCGTTTCCGACAGCAGTAAGAAAACTGGTGTTCACATGCAAAGCCTCTGATGGCAAGGGTTCGCGGTCGTAATAAAAACGTCCTGAGAATTCGGCTGCAAGGTGTTGCGCATCAGCTGCACTGCCTCCATTACCGCAAAATAAAACTTTATTGCCGTTTTTAAAAGCAACAATAATTTCATCAGCCGCTATCTGAACTGTGCGAAGCAATTCCTTGTTATGTAAAATTTTTTCTTTTAAAGCTATGGAATTTTGAATGGCTTTGCTAATCATGATATAGTGAATTGATTTGCTAAATTAATAAAATGTATTGAATGAATAAAAATTTAGCGGTAAACTTTAAAACTGCTAATTATGAAAATAAGAGAGATAATTTTATCAGTAATTGGATTTATAATAAGTTTTATATTAGGAATGTTTGTTATGGAAATAAAAATATGGATTATAGAAAACTACAAATTATTAGTATTCTTTGTCGGTTTATTTTGTTTTGCTTTAGCAATAATATCAATGTTTGTGAGAAGCACAATAAAGCAGGAATTAAAAGATGGTTTTTCAATATGCAATGATAAAATAAATGATGTGAGTAAACTTAGTAATCAGATTATTGAAAATAATAAAATTAATAATGAAAATTATAATATACACTATCGTATTACAAGAGAAATAATAATTCCTTCATTATTCAATACCGAAAATAATAAACAAATACTTGCTAAATCTTTACTAAATGTAGGATTTAGAAAAGATGAATTAATAAAGTTCGGAATTGATGATGAAATAATAAAAATCTTTGAATTAATTTATCTCGAAAACGAAGCAAATAAATTAAAACAAAATGAAATCACACCAAATAAGGGATAAGTGCGTAATTATTTTATAAAAATATAAAAATGTTTAACTTTGAAATGTTATATCTAAAACGAATTAGGTAAATTTTGTAAAGCAAAAATAAATAACATGACCGCTTACATTTATAAGACAAATTATTCATATTTATTACAGCATGGCTTAAACCCCGATGAGTTTGTTACCCGTAATGAAAAATTACCTGTTACTATATTTTCCAATGCTGAAGAAGCATCATTAGCTGTTGCTGCTGAAATAGCTTCACTTATCAAGCAACGGCAAACCAAAAAAAAACATTGTGTTTTAGGATTAGCAACCGGTTCATCGCCTATTAAAGTTTATGAAGAACTTGTTCGCTTGCATCAAAAAGAAGGATTGAGTTTTAAAAATGTAATCACATTTAACCTGGATGAGTACTACCCTATTCATCACGAATCGTTGCAAAGTTACCATCGCTTTATGCGTGAATACCTTTTCAACCATATTGATATAATGCCCGAAAATATTCATATTCCCGATGGCAGAATAAAAAAAGAAAAACTTCCGGAATACTGCCGGAGTTACGACCATCTTATTGAAAGCTGCGGTGGTATTGATATTCAGCTTTTAGGAATTGGAAGAACAGGGCATATCGGTTTTAACGAACCCGGTTCACATATTAATTCACCAACACGAATCATCACACTCGACCATCTTACACGCACCGATGCTTCGAGTGATTTCTTCGGCGAAGAGAATGTTCCGCGCATGGCAATTACCATGGGTGTGGGTAGTATTATGAAAGCGAAGAAGATCATTCTTCTGGCATGGGGCGAAGGTAAAGCACCCATTATTCGCAAGGCTGTTGAAGGTCCTGTAACGGATAGCGTTCCCACAACTTATTTACAGAATCATCCAAACACCAGGGTAATCCTTGACCTTGCCGCTTCTGCAGAACTCACAAGAATTAAAACGCCATGGCTCGTAGGCTCGTGTAAATGGAACGACAGGCTTGTACGCAAAGCTGTGGTATGGTTATGTCAGCAACAACAGAAACCCATTTTAAAACTTACCGACCGCGATTATAATGATAACGGAATGAGCGACCTTGTTGCTGAACAAGGCCCATCGAATAAAATAAATATTAAAGTTTTCAACGACCTTCAGCATACCATTACCGGATGGCCAGGTGGCAAGCCAAATGCAGATGATTCTACACGACCTGAAAGAGCGCTTCCATATCCCAAGCGTGTTGTTGTTTTTAGCCCGCATCCCGATGATGATGTGATTTCAATGGGTGGCACACTTACGCGCCTGGTTGAACAGGGACACATTGTTCACACTGCATATCAAACTTCAGGGAACATTGCCGTGTTTGATGATGATGTGCTTCGTTACCTTGATTTTGCAAGAGAATACAAAAGTATATTCCATCAGAAAGGAAATGATGCTGAAAAAATTTTTAAAGATATTCAGCATTACTTTAAAAATAAAAAACCCGGACAGGTTGATTCAAAAGAAATTCAGCAGGTGAAATCAGCCATCAGGTGCGGCGAAGCAAAAGCTGCAATGCGTTACATTGGAGTACCTGAAGAAAGAGTTCATTTCTTAAATCTTCCATTTTATGAAACAGGAAAAGTAAAAAAGAAACCTCTTGGTAAAGAAGATGTAAAGATCATTATTGATTTGCTTCAACAAATCAAACCT from the Bacteroidales bacterium genome contains:
- a CDS encoding S8/S53 family peptidase codes for the protein MAINPYIKKTFCILAITFISTEIFAQLAPHKYLIKFTDKNNSPYSLSDPSQFLSGKAIERRIKQGIAYANNDLPVTPAYIDSIRNTGVTLICSSKWFNSVTIYTTDSMALIKIHSFPFVQSIDSIARINKIKQKSIIPEKLISAVDLSRKNTLSDEVPVSQKYFTNEYGKSYNQVSMIGLDYLHSHGYYGQNMTIAVIDAGFFHADTMAAFDSLWMNDQILGYKDFVSPGSNIFASDISTHGMMVLSIMGGNLPGKLIGTAPKANYWLLRSEDAPSENIIEEYNWASAAEFADSVGADIINSSLGYTTFDQSWMNHSYHDMDGNTAPATIAADIAASKGIIVCNAAGNSGTQSWHYIGAPADADSILTVGAVDNKDKYVSFSSTGPSFDKRLKPTVSAQGYGTYFASTAGGNNVSSGNGTSFASPVIAGATACLWQANPDAGNMVIIDAISQSANQYENPDSLLGYGIPNFAAANFILAGNPIHNIDNENFANVFPNPFDDVVYILFLSSITKDINIDIFDITGKKLVSKTEIKRDLGYNYFSVDGLSAFSKGLYIIRIYSDNSVYTCKLQKVR
- the mnmA gene encoding tRNA 2-thiouridine(34) synthase MnmA; this translates as MSQKGRVLVAMSGGVDSSVAALMLHEQGYEVIGFTLKTWDYSSSGSKHKETGCCSLDSINDARQVAVRMGFKHFVLDVREEFEKKIVSNFIDEYLVGHTPNPCVLCNTFIKWELLLNKADATSCDYIATGHYACVREENKRFVLSKGIDELKDQSYVLWGLKQSFLSRTIFPLGNITKTDIKSLARKSGFDNLSDKSESYEICFIPDDDYRSFLEYRIPGLKEKYNGGNYISTNGKVIGKHKGYPFYTIGQRKGLNIATGTPMYVIEIIPDKNIIVLGTKDELIKTSLKVKNYNLIKYENIPENIEVITKIRYKDHGTVSRLKQQHDFIDIEFMGNVNAIAPGQSAVFYEGKDVVGGGVIV
- a CDS encoding HAD family hydrolase, which translates into the protein MKKHSVNLFKNIDKSWTLFLDRDGVINKRIPDNYVLEWNQFEFLHGVLEALKVFSSVFGKIIIVTNQQGIGKGYMTETDLLKIHSNMISEIEKFGGRVDAVYFSPFLKESNHHTRKPNVGMALQAKKDFPEIDLKKSVMAGDSLSDMEFGHRAGMCNILISDEAEIAKKNHEIVNYLFPDLKTFSEKFINLQ
- a CDS encoding D-sedoheptulose 7-phosphate isomerase; protein product: MISKAIQNSIALKEKILHNKELLRTVQIAADEIIVAFKNGNKVLFCGNGGSAADAQHLAAEFSGRFYYDREPLPSEALHVNTSFLTAVGNDYSFAKVYERAVKAQGKKGDILVGISTSGNSENIVNAMKAATELGMRTIGFTGETGGKMKNHSCYLINVPSTDTPRIQEAHIMLGHIICEIVEKTLFPK
- the nagB gene encoding glucosamine-6-phosphate deaminase, which translates into the protein MTAYIYKTNYSYLLQHGLNPDEFVTRNEKLPVTIFSNAEEASLAVAAEIASLIKQRQTKKKHCVLGLATGSSPIKVYEELVRLHQKEGLSFKNVITFNLDEYYPIHHESLQSYHRFMREYLFNHIDIMPENIHIPDGRIKKEKLPEYCRSYDHLIESCGGIDIQLLGIGRTGHIGFNEPGSHINSPTRIITLDHLTRTDASSDFFGEENVPRMAITMGVGSIMKAKKIILLAWGEGKAPIIRKAVEGPVTDSVPTTYLQNHPNTRVILDLAASAELTRIKTPWLVGSCKWNDRLVRKAVVWLCQQQQKPILKLTDRDYNDNGMSDLVAEQGPSNKINIKVFNDLQHTITGWPGGKPNADDSTRPERALPYPKRVVVFSPHPDDDVISMGGTLTRLVEQGHIVHTAYQTSGNIAVFDDDVLRYLDFAREYKSIFHQKGNDAEKIFKDIQHYFKNKKPGQVDSKEIQQVKSAIRCGEAKAAMRYIGVPEERVHFLNLPFYETGKVKKKPLGKEDVKIIIDLLQQIKPHQIYAAGDLSDPHGTHRVCMNALLEALYQLKDEDWLKECYIWLYRGAWQEWDIDQTDMAVPLSPEEVHIKRNAIFKHQSQKDRPLFPGIDSREFWQRAEERNHDTAKLYDKLGMAEYEAIEVFVKYQL